The window gcgacagacaactcttctgtttggaagaaatctaaacaatattaatccaacagataactgattaatgattttttttattctttccaacggtttactcttcattttgtaATAAATTAGTGACTGTTTTTAtttttccaatggtttactcattcgttgctataggttggttatatgttgtaacagataacatacctggtgcaacaaattagttatccatttttattctaacggtttactcatccgttggaCAAgcaattatatgttgcaacagataaaatacctggtgcaatagattagtgatctatttttatggttttcaacggattactcatccattgcaacgggTCGGTTagatgttgcatcagataaaataccaggtgcaacagattagtgctGTTTTTATAGTTCCCacggattactcattcgttgcaacacgtcggttatatgctgcaacagataacatacctagtaCAACAGATTAGTTTTCttttggaactgttatattactgttatgcattaatcaattataatctatgttatgttcctgttaatttaagataacatggatcctaaaaggaaagaaatagaatcaagttcaagtaaaggaacaagtgcagcatctcagctacatccaccactctttGAGCTTACTTTAAaaatgttatctcaatcaggagcagaagataatgaacacggggaggaggaatctttcaaaagagatgatccaaatgctaatagcccttctgtcgaagagttggtcaaaacctttagcattgatcgttatcctctGAGAATGAAGTGCGATGgcgccacagatttaacgggtgatcttgTGGTTAAGCCAGTCATagaaaaatctttcgatgccttcagaaaaatacttcgagaacaaaaattggattcttatttcagtaaAAGCAGTTTTGGGAAATATATTGATTTGcgggaggacaacaatgctcattttcagatgaaaatggtatatgatcttctcaagcgcaggtttatgtatgacaacaaagataaaatagatgaggtgtggataaattactgtgacatgcctgtttgttttggttggaaggagtttgccatagttactggactaaaatgttatcctcctttttcttctcaagttatacctactcttaCCCAAAAAAGCATCCCGCAcatccaaaaaaggaaaaggcaagtcgagtgatcgtgatgacctggtgtccattgttagtccaagcttcaaaaaaaaaaatctgataaaagcgttgaaaggttaaggactttcaaagaagcacaagcaatcattgtgcttggtttggtttgtacatagtgttctttgggcgagagacgttaacaacaacataagcctcggtttaataaatctctccgaggatcttgaagcatttaacagctatccttagggttatgaaCGCTTCAAAATGACAGTTGAATATTTGTTTACTCtattaacgccaaaaacagtcaacttatatggctttccatgggccttcatgataaatatttcttttatcatgatatgattcatcattttttttattcaataatgcttttgatttattggtgttatgtgataggcttgggcatttgaagccattctttatttgagacaacaagtgaactaccaggaagaagtttcctgtccaagaattctgagatggttgttggccaaaatcgataaaaatacaaaatttcttgatcttttcaatcttccaaggaagcagtaagtccaattctagtcaagtttttgttttaattaatgattaaataatttaaacaacattcttaatatatgtaccgatttattttagattgtccatccgtggcttgttccgaccaaccgagagttgaagatgccatttttcttactttacggtctatgcaaactttatcggatccGAAGGtcgttgatgaaataaaaatgaaattgtttggagcaacaactttcacaagaaaaacaattttagaGGGCGGGGCTAATGGTGcttctcttacagtttttgaaacaacaagccattatgattatgatcataatggttgtatagatttttctccagattttgccgcatctagcgaatgttcttcatgcaaatgtcaagattgcaaggcaaaacacgatggagtgattaatgctattaatgcactaactgcttctgtaaaggaaggaagaaggtgaatgtatattatctgttccaaaaaacaaacaggcacatatctatttcaacagatgatacatttgctgaaaattatcttacagatatatacatctgttcgaaattatcatactggtctgatttacctgttcgaatttgtcccaacagataacccatctgatgcaacataagactcatcttttgcaacagatggaaaatctgttatatatctctacttagcattgacaattttaacttttcaggtagatgtcacagctactgccgaagagcataatatcacagttgataatccatcaactgcttccaaagatgaagaaaaagtggagcctgtcagtttggaagaacgaaagaattacccatttgaagggttcaacatatCGGATGaagctccaaaaaaactaacacagttgatcaacgactattcagaatggatttccgatgggctgttaaagcatcatgccggcaggtacataaatcaattttattgatattggtttatataattcttgttgtaagaacctgacattaccacatataaatcatcatgtagaaaataaaatggcGAGCGCTAAAAGAGAGGtgcatctgagtttatgactcgatgtcgcgaagggGACGTTCCAGGCCATCgactgagatacaaaagctggccaaaatattgcctagttaccttgatatgagtgactttttggatcaaaaggttcgtactgattggtcgacgattgaagcatcccgggataaaatggctaatccatttgatgtacaatatattgatggaattgctcaacaaaccttTGGTAGCCTGTAAATTGTAACAAACCATTTTTTGCACTTGGCAAATTGTTATGACATTGTACTTTTCGGTAATGTATAGTTATTGCGTGTTTAATATACTAGCTATCTATGAATGAGAATTGGATAAACTTTGAACTGATGGAGAAATCAAAAATCGCGTAGAGATagatacttcttcttttttttttttttgagaaaccAAAATCTCGGAGAAATATATTTGCCTATCAAATCTTAATGTCATTACTAAGCGTATGTGAATGACACTTTCTAAATGTTCTCTGATCATCTATCTTTATTCAGGGTAGGCTACAGATGGATTGTTGCCCTTGGCTGTTATGCTGTGCTACTTATATCTGGTTTTATTCAAGGTCTGACATCTCGGATGTGTCATCTCAATGCTTGACGTTAAATACCTTGATGACTTCATATGGTCATATTTAGACGTTACTCCTTCTagttcaatttgtttgtctggttttgactcgacatagagtttaagaaagtaagaagacttttgaatcttgcattcttaaatatgtcacgtggaaagttagatttaaagagttaccaaaaaaggaaagaggcatTCTTttataaacaaactaaaatgaaaagtaagaaaaacaaattgaaatggaggaagAATTTTATGGATATCGTCCTTTCCATTTTCCtggttttctttttctcttcctttctGCTTTCGCTCCTCATATTTTAGAATGGAACGTCCATAAATAAATCATGCTTGCCTGATGCAGTTGGATATTACTATTTCTATTCCAGTCAAGTGCATAGAGGCGTTGTTTATGGTGATCAACCGAGAAATAGGTATACTTTGTGAAATTTAGTCCTTATTTTCATAGGCTTTGTCAAAAAAAGAAGTCCTTATTTTCAGATGCTTGAGCATATGATGTATGTCTTCATGGGTTTATACCTGATTAAAGTCTCATGGTGTAGGCATGATCTGTATCTGCCAAAAAACATGAACGGGCCAAAACCAGTTGTTGCATTTGTAACAGGTGGAGCATGGATCATTGGGTGCGTAATTAAGTCATTTCCTTCAATCACATCCATTTATCCTTATAACTGAGGAATATAAGAGGTGTTGCAAAATCTAGTCTGATATAATATGACCTGGCAGCTTCTATCTGTTCGTTAAGTGCAGACACTGTTACATTTTCTTAAAACCATTCATGTTATAAACATCGAAAGCAGATCTATTTTGAGGATTATTGTTCCTATTGTTGACTATGTTAAATGGCTACACTGTGGAAGCTTTCGTTTACATTGTATTCCAAACACATAGTTAAAATAGGTTACTCCTTGTTATCTTGTTTAAGCGAGTCAGAATTGGTTTGATGAAATTTGTTCTTAGTTATTCGTTCTTCTTTGATTTACAGCTACAAAGCTTGGGGTTCTCTTCTAGGGCAACAATTGTCAGAAAGAGACATCATCGTGGCATGCATTGATTACAGGTGATCTCTATTTCGTCTGAGAAAAACAGTGCTTTTTGGGGGCTGGGTGTTTTTGAGCTTAATGTACCTTTGCGTGATGTTAAGTAATTGATGCTCTTAGTTTCTTGCACATATGTGAGTTATTCAGTTTTGGTTTATGCATGAAAGATTTGGGCATTTCGACTTGTTTACCACATGATACATTATCTGAAAAAAGGAGTTCTATGTTACTATGTTTTTGTTTATATTCACTGAAATTATCATTTTTGCAccctaaatataatttttaagatCATTAATACCTTTCTCGTAACTTTCACAACCTGCAACAATCATGTGCTGTGAAATGATACAATAGAACGTAAACTGTTGGTTTACTGTATATGTGATGATGCATGTAATGCGCATTACTTATTTTCTGTTCCTCATAAAATAACCTTTCTAGcatccaaacaaaaaaaaatctctctCACAATATAACTGCCAATTCATTCGAAAGGAACCAGCTAGTATCATATGGAAATATTAGTTTACCAAGTTGAAGAGGATTAAGAGGAGCACGATGTCCCAGATGTGATGTAAGCTCTGTGCAACCGAGGAAGACAAATTCCAAGTCAATTTTTCTTCCATTGTTTCTCTCATGTTGCATATGCTATATGTTGGATCGTTCAGTGCACGCTTCAATTGCACTTGTATGCGACCACATTAATTGCTTGCAGAAATTTTCCTCAAGGAACAATTAGTGACATGGTTAAGGATGCTTCTCAAGGTATCTCCTTTATTTGCAACAAGATTGCTGAATATGGAGGTGATCCTAACAGGTAGTCGATTTGTTTTCTCCTTGCATTCTCATGAATAATCCCCTCTAGTTAAGAATGAAATATCGTGGTTCATTGTTCTTCTAGAATTTACTTGATGGGGCAATCCGCTGGTGCACATATTGCTGCATGTACTCTCTTGGAGCAGGCAATCAAGGAGGCTGATGCGGAACAGAGAGCTTCCTGGAGTGTCTCCCAAGTAAAGGCGTATTTTGGTCTATCTGGCGGGTATGTTCTTGTTCAAGTCCCTGGGGTTATAAGGCGTCGagtcttttttcttcctttaggTCCTTTTGAAAACCTTAAATTGCCAGATGAAATTAGAATTTCAATTGAACTGACTTTTGAATCGAGGGTCTAtgagaaacagcctctctacctctgaggtagggCTAAGGTCTGCGTATACTCTATTCTCTCTGTCTCACACTctgtatttttgttgttgttgaatgataTAAGTGGTTCATTATATTCcatgaaattaatttcataatcTTTGCGTACGATTTTCCATCAACTTGCGAAATCAATGTCATTTCTTTTAGAGCTcaaaattttacttatttattcagAAGTGTGTACTCAGCAATTGTTGCTATAGAAGTTATAAGTTCTCTAATAAGGTCACCGGCAAAATGATAAATGAggtatctcttttctttttttgatagcGGCATTGATTGAACTAATACTCCATTTTTAACACATGAGCAGGTAtaatttccttaagcttattgATCACTTCCATAGCCGAGGTTTGTACCGTTCAATTTTGTTAAGGTATATATATTACTGATCACTTCTGGTACTATATGTATGCTTTTACGAATGCATACTGCTATCCAAAATTTTCCAGTACATGTCGCTGATATTGTTTTTGGCACTTGCACAGCATCATGGAAGGGGAACAAGGTCTAAGATGATACTCACCAGAAGTAATGGCACAGGACCCAAACGCTAAAAATGCTGTTTCTCTTCTTCCTCCTATTGTCCTTTTCCATGGCACTGCAGATTATTCCATTCCATGTGATTCCAGGTTTGAACCTCCCCTTTATGTACTTATTTACTGTTGCTATAACTGCCCCGCGTACAATTCAgttactaaatatagaaatgtGTTCTTTCTGGGATTGACTAAAATGGAAGGgtttcacataaattgagacggagggagtaactTTTGATGCTTAATAGTTTCAAGCTCACCATGAGTGGGAATCTCTGGAAAGAGatgatttattttagtttgatgaCTATTTGACTGGTCGAAGATTTCCTTAGTATATGATAATTACTAACAGCATTTCATGTAGAGCCTTAATATTTGCTAAGCGTAAAACATTGGTTGAGGAGAATGAGTTATTATATCTTTATATCGGTTGTTGCGCCTTCATGTTATGATGTTATATTGTCTTACAAACCGTTAAACATaaaaaatcgataagaaaatatcttattagttggttattgattttgcatatataaaaatcaaaaatcgataaatcaaaccaataacacataaaatcgaaccgaaccgaccgatgcacccCTAATCATTCCACATCTTTAGTCTTATAAGCTGCAAATGGTTACTTTTCAAAATTAGTTTTCCAAAAAATACTTTCGataaaagatatttttcaaaataaacaaattttaaatatttgtccATTTATTTCCTTCGTCTCAATCCATATATGTTAGCTTGACTTGacatgattttaaaaaaagaaagattttttaaaCTTGGAATCTAAAGTAAGTCATATTAGATGACggctataaattattttattaaggaagatattttaaagttaaattgtgaCTACTAAATATAAAATGTGTCGTTTTTTTTAGACTGATTAAAAAGAAAGTGAATCATAAAAATGTTCATACAAAATTTAGGAGATAAAATTCACATGTTATTATTTTAAGGCATTATACATAAACATACTCTTTAACTTGGTGTCAGCTCACATCTATGATCTCCAATTTTAGATGTGTACAAATAGACACACGCGTCTTATGTGACATAATACATGTAAGACATCATGTAAGACATGAATTGATCACGTATGACGCTTCATAGGATGCATATAAtgtacttgttcaactttatacaagtttaagtgtctactcaAAGTTGAAGGGTGCAGATAAAAACTGAAGCcaagttaaaagataaatttttgtaCGACGCTAGATCTATGACCTTCAACTATAGATGTGCACAATTAGGCACTTAAATTTATATAGatttgaacaagtagacacacataTTTTATGTGGCATAATGCATGTAGGGCGCCATGTAGGACATGAATTGGCCACGTATAATGCCACATAGGATGCATGTTGTTCAACTATTTATGCATACTCAAAGTTAGATGGCACACAtaaaaattgaagttaaattaaaAGACATAATTAtgtattatgctttattttaatttattatttagctATAATAAGTTATGAGAATTGAGTAAGACAGAAGAGCTATCAACTTGAGAAAATTTTGTCACATAAAAAGTGAACCAAatgaaattaatttgatttatgtCAAAGTCCAATTTCAAGCCCTagtagaaaaaaacaaaaacatggaaaaataaaggtagatttTTCAAACAATTGAATAATCTCACTCActtctttccttttaaaaaaaaaaataaaaaaaaattcataaaagagGTAGCACATATAGTAGCTTATTAATTAATCATGAATGATGAAACAAATTAACCTATCTGCTATTTATGaaatatcaaatcatatcatGGACTCTTTTCTTAACCCCCgtcctttaaaaaaataaaataaaactgagTGACTTTTAAAAGACAGAAAATACCCTACTACCCTCTTGAACTATATCCAAAATGATTGtcacacacctcaacttaaaggaggTCCTACTTTCTCTGAACTAATTAtgaaagtgtaattttgacacccttaatgcctatgtggcacacacgtgtgcctacgtggatacttcagtgtgttgtgccacgtatgtgccacgtaggcactaagggtgtcaaaattacacttgtcacaccccttttttacgcgTACTCCAAAAAtgtgtatattttaaagttcgaaagggctttattatttaagtgaaaagaaatgaaaatttatttcggaaaaggattatttgcattttttattcagagtcgctacttggcataatccggtgtgccaagtcacctttggaaattcaTTTtagaaaccatttgactcttaaactggtttgcgaacagagattccggctaaggaattctgttgaccgaggggaaggtgttaggcacccctcgatcccgtggttcaaccacggtcgcttagtagagtgtatcgactatttttggcattatgaaatgtataaaccacacaaaagaacgcaaaataatcaaacaataaacaagacAAAGCAGTCCAAAAAacgtaaagtccagtccaattatacagtccgagaaaataaataataaaaaaaatacgaaaatataaatcctagtctaaactaaatctaagctccaatgccttacccgacgccgcgggccttcatcacgatcattttccgccaacatgatacgtcggggcattccccggtgaataaatacaagtgatctcggggcattccccggctaaataaatacatctgaATTAAGCACGATAATCTAGACAGAGACATTCACACccacattccaacattcaaccaaaataacaagttttaaaatttacctACCCGGACCTATATTGCCTACCCATTGATGACATATCACATTCAATATCAACAACGTATCAAAAATATCGTAATATTCACTTTTGTCAATTTTTGAATCCCGTtcccaaatttatttcaaacaatatgattaaacatGCTCCGATTTAacaattcacttttcaaagtccgaaaccaacatcaaccaacacataacaATATCCGAACATACCAAACACGCAACAAATAAATCAGTCACACCCACAACATCaccaaaaagtcaaaataaattaaagattcggttagaagaaatggacctcgatgaaattttattccaaatatcagtCGATCAAGAGGATGACTCCGTGTACCGAAGAACCTCGAATCAGCCTCGACAACCCGACCAACTCGATATCGCGGATTACGATCCGAATAAATTTGAATCCAAGAACAACAACTCAATGTATATTGCCTAATCAATAACTTCAAACAGAAATCATAAACCCCCGAAGATGAAATTTCAATCTCGAAATCTAAGAGCAAAATAAACCCAGATTGAAACAAATTGACGACGAACGGCAAACCAACACTAGATGGACTACAGGAAAACCTCAAAATGATCGACACCAGCTCAGTATCGTACCCCAACGACCCGAACAAAAATCAAACATACCAAAATAGTGATGAAGAAAGACGGACTGGTCGAGTTTGGATCGGATTTGGGGGTACTCTCGCTGATTCCGATGTTTCTGGTTGTTGAGTAATGGTGGGGGTGGTGTTTTCGATTGCTGATTTCACGTTTTACGTTTTATGCTGATTATTGACGAGGAATATTTCGGCCAACCGATTCCGGCGATAATCTTGTTTCCCTATCGGACCCGTCCAGAAATCAACAAAGAACGGCAAGATTCTGGCAAAATGGTTGCCGGAGCAGCAACCAAACCCACTGAAACCCGCTTGC of the Capsicum annuum cultivar UCD-10X-F1 chromosome 11, UCD10Xv1.1, whole genome shotgun sequence genome contains:
- the LOC107846802 gene encoding LOW QUALITY PROTEIN: probable isoprenylcysteine alpha-carbonyl methylesterase ICMEL1 (The sequence of the model RefSeq protein was modified relative to this genomic sequence to represent the inferred CDS: substituted 1 base at 1 genomic stop codon); amino-acid sequence: MFSDHLSLFRVGYRWIVALGCYAVLLISGFIQVGYYYFYSSQVHRGVVYGDQPRNRHDLYLPKNMNGPKPVVAFVTGGAWIIGYKAWGSLLGQQLSERDIIVACIDYRNFPQGTISDMVKDASQGISFICNKIAEYGGDPNRIYLMGQSAGAHIAACTLLEQAIKEADAEQRASWSVSQVKAYFGLSGGYNFLKLIDHFHSRGLYRSILLSIMEGEQGLRXYSPEVMAQDPNAKNAVSLLPPIVLFHGTADYSIPCDSRFEPPLYVLIYCCYNCPAYNSVTKYRNVFFLGLTKMEGFHIN